The sequence GCCTtggggtactccatactgcacttgtgatcgatatgatacatcttcattcactgctacgaactgatggcggtcatataagtatgatttaaaccatgctaatgcacttccactgatgccaacaaagtgttcaagtctatgcaaaagaatattgtggtcaattgtgtcaaacgcagcaccaagatccaatagcactaatagagagatacaaccacgatcagatgataagagcagatcatttgtaactctaaggagagcagtctcagtactatgatacggtctaaatcctgactggaaatcctcacatataccatttttctctaagaaggaatataattgtgaggataccatcttttctagtatcttggacagaaaagggagattcaagattggtctataattaactagttctttggggtcaagttgtgtttttttgatgagaggcttaataacagccagtttgaaggttttggggacatatcctaatgacaatggggaattaataatagttagaaaaggatctatgacttctggaagcacctcttttaggagcttagatggtatagggtataacgtacatgttgttggtttagattatgtaagtttatacaattcttcctctcctgtagtagagaatgagtggaactgttcctcggggggtctgatgtgatactgtagctgacggctgaatggttgcaattttatctctaatagtatcgattttagaagtaaaagagttaataaagtcattactgctgtggtgttgggaaatgtcaacacttgttgaggttttatttttcgtttatttagccactgtattgaataaatacctggtgttatgtttgttttcttctaaaagagaagaaaagtaattggctctagcagtttttaatgcttttctgtaggataggctactttcccgccaagcaataagaaatacctctagttttgttttcctccggctgcgctccatttttcgggctgctctctttagggtgcaagtatgcgcattataccatggtgtcaaactttTTTCCTTAATCTTCCTGAAGCGTAaaagagcaactgtatttaaagtgctagaaaagagagagtccatagtttctgttacatcaagttgttctgaggttttggatatgctaaggaattttgatacatcaggaagataacttaaaaagcagtcttttgtggtacaagtgatggttcttccatacttgtaacaagaagtataATTTACAATTTGGCTATATGCagtatgcacaaaactaaataatgatctgagatatcatcacttggctgaataatttcaacactatcaacatcaattccatgtgacagtattaaatctagagtatgatttcgacaaagagtaggtcctgaaacatgttgccTAACCCCAATACAGTTCAGAATgcctataaatgctgatcccaatgcatctttttcattatcaacatggatattaaaatcaccaactattaaaactttatctgcagccagaactaactcggatgtaaccAAACtctaacattggtttctctggataatgttatatgaagcaccattacttcaaacgagttatacttgaagcctgccctctgagaaatcctgaaaacgttattataaattgaagcaactcctccccctttgccttttagacgcggctcgtgtttataacagtaatcttggggggtggactcatttaaaataatgtaatcatcaggttttagtcaggtttctgtcaaacagagtacatctatattatgatcagttatcatattatttacaaaaagtgttttcgtagaaatggatctgatattcaataagccaagctttatcatttgtttatccatattgcatctgttttttatttgttgaacctcaaataaattgttaatcttaacttgttttggactttttttgtattttgtagttcggggaacagacacagtctctatagtgtgatatctaggtgaacgagtctctgtgtgctgagaattaactgacctctgtgacgtgatgcagctagcagacggtcggtttagccagtctgtctgcttcctgagctgggccccagttagtcaagtataaacactaagactatgtgccatatttctagacagaagagcagcaccaccccaggagggatgaagaccatctcttttcaacaggtcaggtctgccccaaaagcttgtccaattgtctatgaaacctatgttattttgTGGGCACctcttagacatccagccattgagtgatgacaatctgctatgcatctcgtcaccactgtaagcagggaggggaccagagcatattacagtgtcattaaataaatagtattcATTAAACAGACTACAATCAATGCATGTCTTCTGTCAAAACTGATAGACAGTGGAACAAacagttattaataaatatatatgtttatatagttttgCTGTTGTCATTAAAATCAGTGCACTTCAAATTACTTCATATCATTTTCACTATACCTCCTCCTCAATGTAAAGATCCAAAAGATTTTTTGATTCAGAAAcatgcaaaacaacatgtaatgctgtagtaatttattaatatagaaaGCAAATCTAAAcaaaggatgggaggaaggaagGATAAAGGtgtataagtaaaataaaaacaatgaaaaaagtgcaatatTGGTATTGCTCAGAAAACAGTAGTTTGATTATTTCTGCTCATAGGATCAGTGGACTGTGGTGTATCGTCATCTTGTTCCACTTAATCTGGCAATGAAATCAGAGGGGGGAAAAATCCTTAAGGCAACATAAACATATagtacatatataaaaattaaaatgtctctCTCCCTTTATCTCTCACCTGAATAAACCTCAACTTCACACAGAGTGAGGAATTCATTGCGTCCAGGCACAATAAGGTTCACGTATCGTCCCTTAACAGGCTTAAACTGAAAAGTTTTTGTGTTTCCAAGTGGAATGAACCCAACAGTCGCAACCCTGTGAAGAGACACAGGAACAGAGAAAAAGAGGGGGGCGTATCAGATATACTTCTTTCAAAGGCAAGTTTGTATTAAAAGGATTTAGGCCTCATCCACATGAACACAGttgtttttaaagttatttttactgGGTTTCTGATTGGCCAGCATGGCTTTAGAGCTGAGATTGTATCACCAACTGTTGGCTTGGCACACTCTTGGCAGTGCTTCATAGCACACATTTGCGTTTTCATGTggacagagattttttttaaaaagaaggaaaaactcactttataaaaataaacatgtatgtGTGGACATGGCCTTAAAATTGCTTAGTTTTGTGTTTTGCTAATCTTTAGTTTTGAGAAATGGAGCTATAATTTCAAAAACTGTGTAagcattagaaaaataaataaaaaaacctgtaaaaggatttattcaaagcaatttgatcatatttattaattttctaataatttatttaaagttttaagagAGAGACAGCACTTACAGCTGATTATTGTTGCCGTTATTCTCCAGGCTGTTGCCGATACGGATTTGAACACCCTTGATCCTCTTTTCACAGCAGTCTCCACGATTAGTGATGCTAACCCTGGTTACCCTGTAGACGTCCTTCAGGTCAACTCTCCACCAGGGGTCCTTGTCCCCGTTAGTATGGCTGCATGACCTGAGTGCGTACATTGACTGCCTGTTTCCATCGATAGCATTTTGAGCATCTCCGAAATTATCGTATGTCGAGGTCTGAACTGCTTGACCTCCAAGAGCAAGATTTCCtgatttatataaaataagacaTTATTGTTATTacgataaacatttatttataatatctgtaaatattgcatttattactAGTGAGCTGATTAAACATTTCAACTCAAGTCCGGGGCCATGCTGAGACCTTTGAAGAGGCAGGTCAAAGTGTAAAAGGGACACAttgaacaaggctttaaataggGCTgtgctcaaaatatcaatacagtaaTATATCGTGACACTTTTCTTGCTTATACGTATATCGATATGTATTAGTAAAGAAGCATATTCCGTGACACAGTTTTataaaagaaacagaaacagaacagaacagaaaagacCATTTTAAAGGGCATCTCCACTGTAACAtgtttggacataaatgtgtgaaaacaaccaccctacaataataaaaaaataattcccaTTAAACCAAATCAGTCTAATTAGACATGCTGTTGTGATTCTCTGAGCAGTGTGACATTACATTGTTTAGGCTCCGCCCACAGCTGCTGACTGACAGTCCTGTGTTACCGTAGTTTCTGCCCTCAGAAACTTAATTATGGCTCAATTATTACTCATTATTTTTTCTAATAGTAAGATTGGGCAGGCCTTCACAAAAGAGccttaaataacaaaactaaataaatcaaatttaccTTGACAAAAAAGCACTTTGAGCATGTTCATAGATAACAACTGTCTGAATGTACATGATCCCTTATTGGTTATAAAATACACGTGTAACTGACAGCATTCAGAGAAATGAAGAGCACTCACTTGGAACACAAATGTACAGTGGTTTGCCTGcttctgttaataaaataataacagtcATACACACATTAGTAAATACATGAACACAATCTATCACAGAGCTGTCTTTTCTCTCTGTCCCTTACCTCCAAACACCTCGACTTCACACAGAGTAATAATTTTATCATACCCGGGTATAAAAATGTTGACATATCGGCCGTTAACAGGCTCAAACTCAAATGTTTTTGTGCCATCGAAAGCATAGACAACAGTTGCAACCCTGCAAACACATAAAGGACAGTGTTAAAATGGAAACCAGAGGCCTCTCAATGCAATGTAAATTCAACAAATTCAGTTAGACTATTGAAATCAAATGAAGTTGAATAGCACTCTTCAAAATACAAAATGATTGTTCATGTTTTATATCACATTGCTATAAATGACCTGACATCAACTGATCCTTCTCAATTACCCACCCTTCcatagttactgttgctatgtctcAAAAGCCATGGCGATCTCACCACACATCATTTTCTCACGCAGTGAAACATATATTGCAGAGCAAAGAAGAAACTAACAGGTCGACAGACATGCAGTTTGACCAATGTTTGCTTACAAGACGACCAATTGAGGCATGTGAGAATTCGGTACCTAAAGAGAATTTTAAGAGCAATACAAAATTGCACAAAAAGAATGGCGACTGTAGAAAACCAAAGCTGAATCCCAGACTTTTTCGATGATTTAGAAATCCTGGTTGGacgcatcttttttttttttttttaagaggacaTGTCCAGGAAAAAGTGAATGTATGATCTCCCCAGTTAAACCAGATCGGGCATCATAAACATCAAACATCAAAgattataaaacatttgaaacatttcttaCAGCTCATTGTTGTTTCCGTTGTTCTCCAGACTGTTACCAATGCGAATCTGAGCTCCTCTGATTCGCTCTTTGCAACAGTCTCTACGATTAGTGATGGAAACCTTGCTTATACTGTAGATGTTTCCAAGGTCAGCTCTCCACCATGGGTTATACTCAGCTTTAGTGTGAGAGCATGAGCCCTTCCAGTAATCTGCATCTCTGTTTCCATCTACTGCATGTTCAGCATCTCCCTGTTGGTTTTCTAAGGATGACTGCATCACTTTGGCATTAAGAGCAAGATTGGCtgttcaattaataaaaaaaaattaaaaaaagagacaaatcaatcaatcaattagtTTACCAAAAGCTTCCAATAAAAATCCGTCAgcctataattttaataatttaatctgaTTGATATGTAATATGACTACACACAAATGGTTACAGATAAACATACCTGTCAAATTCTCAACGCACAACccagtaaaaagtgttagtaccACAATCACACGTATGGCCATCCTGATTTAAAACATGACAACTCATCAAATCATCTCAGCATATGAAGAAATAACTGTTAATTTTCATCCTCATTTACACAGAAAAGGAAATACAGACCAGATTGAACATCTAATAAAGCTGCAAAGTTTTTAATGCAGTCAGTAAAACTATTCAATTGCATctgttttcaatatatatatatatatatatatatatatatatatatatatatatatatatatatatatatatatatatatatatatatagttagttttcaatatatatatattagtgcataAACCTTGAACTCACCTGGAATCCATCAATGACTCAACCTCAGTTAtctgcttttaaacaaaatagtaaatgttttatataataaataaattatattataaatgtttgtttataaacaattgCTGTTTATCATATATccaatatattattcatatgaagAATATTAGGCACGGACTAAACATCTCAAACCAAAAGTGTGCTACTGTAGATATGACAATGAATACACACCAGCAGTCTGTGAAGAGTGTCTAGTTGAATAAGACTCTGCTCAGAAATGATGCTTCATTTATTGTTGAATAAGTCCCTCCCAACCACATGAGGTATCTGATATCTGAATATTCAACATTAAATGGACCTATTACAACAGAGTTGCCTTTTTTTTGTTAGCTCTTCTTATGATAATAGACAATTACATGCAGAATTTGGAACATTTCCCTATATAtgtaatcattattttacaaatatgtaatcagtatttttatgttattagCGCTATATTTGATATTATCAACTacaatattattttgattaacCTCAAATTATGTTGGCATTAGTGGAATTGCATTAGCATGGTTGAAATCATACTTATCGAACCATAATTAGTTGGTAATGGTAAATGAAGAGGTTTCATATTTATCACAAGTTCAGTATGGAGTACCACATGGCTGAGAAGTAGGACCATTGCTTTTCACCCTGTAAATGTTACTGCTGGGATATATCATCATGAAACATGATGTTAGCTTTCACTttatgatactcagctctatatttcttcacagccTGTTGAAACATAGCATGTTCACAAAAGTAACAgtttgtttcaaatatttttattagagcACATATTCACATTGTTATATAATCTACATCATACACAAGAGTATAATGTATATCCATATAGAAATATGTGCAGTTAGGACCTACTGTcctctttttgtttttagaaCATACAACAATGCTAAAAGAAGAACAGAATCAACAGATAGACATACagagtacagaaaaaaaataataataaataaaaaaaataaaaacctaaatgaTCCCTCTTCCCCACCCTACCCAGCCTTATCCTTCCGTCTAAATACTACTATATTATAGTTAGAGGGAAACATTAATTTCCACTGCCAGATGTGAGATAATGAATGAGAGGTGTCTACACTTTTTCAAAGCGTGGGAGTTTATCcataagaatatattttattctttctaAGTAGAGAGTGTTAGTAAGATCACTAAGCCATATCTTTGTGGAgggtgtttctttatttttccaaTGCATGAGAAGTAGCTTCTTTGTGGTGATTAGACTATAGAACCTTTTAATATCGTCTGcaattcctaaaataataatgAGTGGATTAGGCTCCAATTGTATTTTGAGTATCCTAGAAATTAAACTGAAGATATTAAACCAAAATATCTTAACCTTGGGACACAGGACGAAGCTGTGAAACAACGTGTCTTCTGCATCAAGGCATCTGTCGCATAGAGGGGATATCTCAGGGTATATTTTGTGTAACCTTTCCTTAGAATAGTGAAGATGATGTAGAATCTTAAAGTGAATTAGGCAGTGCCTAGCATTATTAGAACATCGATGAGTATGTAGTAAACTATTCTATATCTTCTTGGTTGACTTAATCTGGGTTTCACTTCTGCATTTGGGTCATGCTCACCTCTCTGTGGCCTTAGCCTGGTGAACATAGCAGTTTTAGTTTTGACCACAAACCCTCCTGAAATATCCAGTTCCCTAACTCGCTCCCCGAATGCCTCTATGTCTATTTCTAGCAAATTTGTGGTTGTAATTCTAATCAGTTGTGCTTGCTTTCCCTGCATGTTATTCAGGAATGTGTTAATGAACAATGCCTTTAGGCTATCATTGATTGGGAGCTTATTCTCCTCAACCCATGCTTTCTTAGATCTCAGATAGAAATCTGAGgcagttttttttaggattctgcTTTGTGTTTGCAGCAAATTACAAATCTTGTCTATTTCCTAGACGCTTATCTAGAAAAACTCTCAACTTTTTAAAGAATGCTGCATGGTTTTCCTGCTTTTCCCAGAAAAAATCATGTGGCTCTTTTGACGTAGCTGAGCAAGATATCTGATCATTAGCATACTTAAGCGATTTGCATTCACTAATCAGCATTTCTTTGGTGACATCACCTCCCAGTGTTCTTGCCAGAACCGCTCTGTAATCTGCACCTGTAAAATGAGCATACTTTGTGTGTGATCGCAGAATAATTAGAAATTCGCTAGGGTTCTCTGGAGAAGGCAAACTTTTACAGATTGCCTGCATGTCTGCCATTTTTACTGGTTTAACCTCTATCACATTTCCCGATCTCATCCACACCATTGCAACTTGAGTTTTGAAAGATTCCAGTTTATCTCTGGATGTACCCAATTTTGCAATAACATGACTATTTTGCAGTGGTGGTGGTGCTGAGGGTAGACGAGGCATGCAGTAGGGCGGTGgtttgcctttaaaaaaaactgttttgcttagccagaaaaaaagcaattaccttttcttttctggTCCTTAATCCCAgactttttaaagatattttcaaAGATTATAACTCTTAGTCATATACTTACAATCCCAAATGGGATCTCCCCACCCTTCTAAAATTAGACTTTTAGCCAATTCCAAGCCCTCATCTGTGAAAGAACCCTCTCTAGGATACAGTGTTTCAATTTGTGGTTTCATGCGTTCTGACCATCCTGCCATATCACTTACAAAAGGTTCCGTATTAAACCCTTGATTATTTCTGAACATAAAATCAACTGGTGTTTCTCCTGGTAATGGTCTTGAGattgaacccccccccccatcttccACTTAAGATAGCAGTACCAATGGTATTGTCTAGGCAGTAATAAGTAAGCAAGTTTGCAGTTAAAAATTCTCCTATACACTTTTTCCCAACCTCAACTGTGATTCATTTATCATATTGTGACCTTGGGTGATATTCCTATGTATTGACTACACAAAGCTTTCGCCCTGATTGTCACTAAATCACCTTCTTTTGTTTAGGTATTACCTTGTTTTGGGCTCTCGCAAAACCAAGTTCGGGTCGCCCGCTAAACACCTTTTTCTTTTGGGTCACAGTATATCAACATGTTATAACAATTGTTAATACATTTCCACAATATGGAATTTGATTAAAATTCTATCCCCAAACTAAATAAATTTCAGCGAAAGTACAATATGCAGccgtgatcaaaaatacagtatggCCAGTACTGCACATCCAATCATTCCATGCTAATAGTCAACAAAGAAATCTTGTAACAAGTGACTACTGTTGCCAGCCGTAGTGTAACAACAATGGAAAGTTAATTCCACTAGCAAATAGTGATTACAACTCCTTCCCATCTATTTTACGGGAAATGTGGGATAATTTTTACATGAATCCCCCACTAGGATCCTACAAATCCGCTTTGAAGTAGGTCCGCCTAATTCTCCGGTGCGTCTTTCCTCCTCAATCTCAGGACTTTTCTTTCCCGGTTCTCTAGGAGATTCCCCCCTTTCGCGGACGAGCCCCACAGACtgtaagaataaattgtatatgCTTGCCTTTGAGATTGCAACTATAATTTTGGTTCAGGTTGGGTTATCTGAGCAGAGGAGAACTGGAACCAGGGACCAAAGAATGAGACACATTCTGACACACGAGTGGAGCAGTTCATTCTAAGCTTAACTTTATAGTGCATTGGGTGGCACATTTATACAGCAAATTAGAGGAAGTGAGACAATGGAACGTTTGGAAAATACAAGCTGAATAAGCTGAGTAAGCCTGAATGTCGAACCCTGAGGTGTatcgtttaaaaaatattgtacaaaAGGTGCGTTCTCAGTCAATGCATAATGATATATCACAAGAATAATGGAGTAATGTGGATTTGTTTTTTTGAGTGCTCAAAAttatgaatatgaatgggaatatacttcagagatattttactcataagaatttctaggggtgccaataattgtgtccaacgagtatttgagaaaaacattaatttcataatgatatttcccctccgttttaaattcttattatccaatgaaagcatacattcttgtgaattttttaaataaaaaatcaaaaggattaacaatgcagatgaattttcacagccttttttgatcatatttgccaagggtgccaatatttgtgggcatggcTGTATTGGTTTTAACCAGTGGGCAGGATGATATTGATAATCTGGTTGATATTGTTAATGTTTATGCAAAAATGTAATCTGCAAAAGTAAATTGGGCTAAATGTTCAGCATATAGGGTTGGAAAATGGAATGAAGGAGAACTGATTTACCGGGTGAAATGGTTTGGTCACAAAGAGATCTTAAATACCTTGGAATTTTTTGGGGTTATGAAATAATAAAGAACAAAGAAACTGGGAAAATTTACTGGAAAATGTCGAAGGAAGGTTAGGATGGTGGAAATGGATTTGACCTAAAATGTCTTTTAGGGGGAGagcattaattattaatatctgaatttgaaaaactaatggaatacatagtcgatatataaaaaaaaactggatgacgagtaatttcttactgctaaattctgaaaaaaaaaacagaggtgttaattataggacccaaaaaactgcatgtaataacctagaacactgtctaagacttgatggctgctctgtcaattcttggTCATCAGTTAGGAAACTATGTGTGccatttgatcgcaatctttccttagaaagccagttttctagcatttgtaaaactgcatttttccatctcaaaaatatatctaaattacggcctatgctctcaatgtcgattgcaggaatgttaatccatgcatttatgacctcaaatttagattattgtaatcctttattgggtggttgttctgcacgcttagtaaacaaactacagctagtccaaaatgcagcagcaagagttcttactagaaccaggaagtatgaccatatgaGCCCGGTCCTGCcatcactgcactggctccctatcaaacattgtatagattttaaaatattgcttattacttataaagccctgaatggtttagcacctcagtatttgaatgagctccttttacattataatcctctatgtctaCTACGTTcttaaaactcaggcaatttgataatacctagaatatcaaaatcaactgcggacggcagatccttttcctatttggctcctaaacgcTGGAATAACctgcctaacattgttcgggaggcagacacactcttgcagtttaaatctagattaaagacccatctctttaacctggcatacacataacatgctaatatgcttttaatatccaaatccgttaaaatatttttaggctgcattaattaggtaaaccggaacctgGAACACTTctcataacacccgatgtacttgctacatcattagaagaatggcatctacgctaatattagtctgtttctctcttattccgatgtcaccgtagccaccagatccagtctgaatcgagatcagagggtcactgcagtcacccgaatccagtacgtatccagaccagatggtggatcagcacctagaaaggacctctactgcgctgaaagacagcggagaccaggacaactagagccccagatacagatcccctgtaaagaccttgtcccagacgaccaccaggacaagaccacaggaaacagatgattcttctgcacaatctgactttgctgcagcctggaattaaactactggtttcgtctggtcagaggagaactgacccccaactgagcctggtttctcccaaggtttttttctccattctgtcaccgatggagtttcggttccttgccgctgtcgcctctggcttgcttagttggggtcacttcatctacagcgatatcattgacttgattgcaaataaatgcacagacactatttaaacggATCATAGATGACTGAATTCAATGATTaactttaactgtcattttgcattattgacacactgttttcctaatgaatgttaaAAGGATTTAATAGAAATGGCTGGTTTCACGTTGGACAATGCTGATGCACTTGCGCAGAGACTTGGAATTAAATCAACAAGGACTGCCCATCTTTTGTTAAAGAAGAGGCGAGAAAATTTGAGTGAAGAAGATTGGGACTTTGTGTCGAGTCAAGCGCTTCCtgataaaacagatatttttccTTGTGTGGTGTTCTCTAAAAGTGTAATTGAAAATGAATATGTTTTAATGACTTCAGAGATTTTGAGAGACTTTATTTTTGATACAATGGGTGTAGAGAGTTTATGTAAAGTTTGTGTGAAGGtgataaataaagacaaattaaAAAGAATGGATACACCATGGAGAGACCATTTAACTGCTGATATTGAAGTCAAACCTTTTTGGGGCTCTTGTTACAAAACACCATTGACTAAAAATGTGGGTGATCTTCAATGGCGAATTTTACATGAGATTGCTGCTCTAAATGCTTTTATCTCAGTGTTGAATCCAAATATGCAAGATTGCTGTCCTTTTTGTGATCAAAGAGAAAccatatttcattgttttatacATTGTGAGAGATTAAgacctttgtttgttttattggagattatatttactaatgttaatGAAATTTTTACAAtggttgtgtttatttttggttttaaatattgtaaaaggAAAAAGAGGAAAGGACGGTTGTTAAATTTAATTTTGGGTCAAGCCAAAATGGCTGTTTATATTAGTAGGAAATATAAAATGTCTCATGGTACCAGTACAAATGTTGAATGTTTGTTCAAGGTACTCATAAAAGCTaaagtaaaacatgattttattttctaCTCTCATATGAAGAAATTGGAAGAGTTTGAAGTGGTTTGTACTGTAGAAAAAAGTGCTGTTTTGAAAATGATGCATTGAAATTTGTGGAAGAATTTGAGTAACTGAATTTTGCAAGTTATACCTGAATTTGTGGTCAAAAATctaatctctctctgtctctctctccaaaaTTTAGctgttctttatatatatatatatactatatatatatacaaattcacTGTCTTAAACTCGTATCATCAATCCAAACATAGGCCATACATACTGTACCatctctgaataaaaaaaaataaataaataaaaaaaacatgcatagcAATGTACACTTAATAAAACAAATCCTTTAGACTGGGCTTGAAATGACATATTTCCCAACCAGGACGCAACATAATGTGTTCAGCAAATAAACCATGCTGGTACTGCTGCTTTCTATTGCTAACTCTCTTTACTACATGGCTATAGTTAAGGAAAACTTAAAACACCCTAACACCTTTGTggtgtgaagtgaagtgacgaagtgatgtgacattcagccaggta is a genomic window of Carassius auratus strain Wakin unplaced genomic scaffold, ASM336829v1 scaf_tig00028952, whole genome shotgun sequence containing:
- the LOC113079656 gene encoding fucolectin-7-like, producing the protein MDSRMAIRVIVVLTLFTGLCVENLTANLALNAKVMQSSLENQQGDAEHAVDGNRDADYWKGSCSHTKAEYNPWWRADLGNIYSISKVSITNRRDCCKERIRGAQIRIGNSLENNGNNNELVATVVYAFDGTKTFEFEPVNGRYVNIFIPGYDKIITLCEVEVFGEAGKPLYICVPRNLALGGQAVQTSTYDNFGDAQNAIDGNRQSMYALRSCSHTNGDKDPWWRVDLKDVYRVTRVSITNRGDCCEKRIKGVQIRIGNSLENNGNNNQLVATVGFIPLGNTKTFQFKPVKGRYVNLIVPGRNEFLTLCEVEVYSD